Within the Emticicia oligotrophica DSM 17448 genome, the region TTCACCAATTCCTTTTGCTCCGCCCGTAACGATGATTACTTTACTGTCTAAATTAAGATTCATAATTGTATAATTAAATGGATAGTTTTAAGGTTGAAAGAGGTAAATTATTTGACTACTTTAAATTCTAAATCCTGAAAATCGAAGCTAAAATCAGTCAGAGGGGAAATAGCTTCCATAATTGCACCAGCCGCCTTACCTTCGGTGTCTAAGCTAAATTTCACATAGGCATCAGCATCGAGGCTTCGGTCATTCCATTTTACAACGAAAGTATTTCCTTTGTAATAAAGCATTTCTCCAGATAAACGAGGTGAACGTTTTGAATCGAAAAACATTTTTCCATTTTTCAATGAAATAATAATATCACCAAACCACGCATCACGGTAAGTACCTACGTATAGATTAGGGTCAACTTTTGCATTACTTTTTGGTTGAGCCTCAATGGTCTTCCAAATTTCATCAGTTATTTTCTTGGCATTTTCGTTGGCGGCTACTACTCTTGCATGGTATTCGGCCACTCTATCTACTTTTGGCATACCCAAGTAGCTATCTTTAATCGTATTTGTTATGGCCGAAAAAGCTGCTCCAACTTGTTGATTAGTAAAAACAATGATGCCAAGTTTTAATTCGGGTAAAATCGTTACTTGTGTTACAATTCCTGCTAAACCTCCTGTGTGAGTTGCTTGTTTATAGCCCTTTACATCGCTCAAAAACCAACCCAAACCATAAGCAGAAAAATGCGTATTATAGGCATTCTGTCCACGAACAGGTATAATTGTCTGAGGTGTCCACATTTCTTCATGCACATCTTGACTAAACAATCTTTTTGTACCATCGCCATATTTTCCACCATTTATTTGGGCGATTACCCATTTGCTCATATCGGCAACACTGCTATAAATTCCGCCTGCGGCATTAGCTGTTTCGCTCCAATCAATACCAATGGCTTGTACTTTTCCATTCACTGGGGCGTGCGGGTCAATTACATTCGATTTATCTTTCACCCTTCCTAAAGAAGCAGCACTTTTATTCATACCTAATGGTTGCATGATTCGTTTCTCAACAAATTCTTCCCACGAAATACCAGCCACTCGTGCAACTACCTCACCAGCAACAATGTATAAGTTATTATCGTAGTCATATTTGGTACGAAAACTTGATACAGGTTTCAAAAATCTTAAATTATGAATGATATCAGCCTTCGTAAAATTGCTTGAATCTGGCCACATCATCAAATCACCAGCTCCTAAACCCATTCCACTTCGATGACAAAGGAGGTCTCGAACCGTAAACTCTTCTGTTACGTATGGATTATAAAGTTTAAATTCGGGAATAATGTCGGTTACCTTCGTATCCCAACTTATTTTCTTTTCATCTACCAACATTCCTAAAGCGGCTGCCGTGTATGCTTTACTATTTGATGCTACCCCGAAAAGTGTATTTTCATCAACTTTCTGACCCGTACGTAGTGAACGAACGCCATAACCTTTGGCGTGAATCACTTTATCGTCTTTAATAACGGCCACTGCTATACCTGGCACATCAAAAGTTTTTAAAGTACGCTCAACTAAAGCATCTATTTCGGGTGATGTGATTGCCTGTGCTTGACTAGAAAAAATGCTTGATGAGGCAATTATAAGGGCAAAAATGATTTTTTTCATGAGGTTAAGAATGAAGATGAATATCAAGCCCGAATTTATCTCAATTTGAGGAGAAATACAATTTATCGAAACAAGGATGGAGCAATGTTTAATACGGCACAAGGTCTTTTCATTGGATTCTACAGACGTTGTAATATTTTTTATGGATTTATATTGCTTATTTGAATAAAATTATGCCCAAATCGTCGATAAAGCTTAAAATCCTTGAGTATTTACAATATAAAAGGTTTAGTGATAAAAGTATCCTATTTCAAAGCACTTGCACAAACGTGCCGATGTGAGTATCACCCAATTATTTATGATAACCCTAATTTGTAGCACCGTAGTTATGAAGCCAATAGAATAATTCATTCAAACACATAGCCAATATTTAGTTGAAAACTTTAGCTATGAAATCGGGGCAGTTTTGTATTTTTACACTCAGAATCAATCCTTAATAAAAAACTATGCAAATCGGACTTGTTGGACTCGGAAAAATGGGTTATAATTTAGCTCTTAACCTCAGAAACAATGGATATGAAGTGGTAGCACACGATGTAAATGATGCCTCGGTTGATAAAATCGGTGAAGAAGGAGGTATAATCGGAGCTTATTCATTGGAGAGTCTTTGTAGTAAACTTAAAGGCCGAAAAGTTATTTGGTTGATGGTACCATCGGGCGAAATCGTAGAAGGTGTTATTGATGAATTGGCGGAATATCTCAAACCTAAAGATATTGTTATTGACGGAGGTAATTCGAATTTTAAAGATTCTGTAAGAAGATATAATGCACTCAAGGAGAAACAAATCGAATTTCTTGATTGCGGCACGAGCGGTGGCACGAGTGGAGCTTTGAATGGTGCATGTACGATGATTGGCGGAGATAAATCTACGTTCGACTACGTTGAAAAAGTATTTAAGGATATTTCGCTAGAAAACGGTTATCTATACACTGGAGAAGCAGGTAGTGGGCATTTTGTAAAAATGGTTCACAATGGTATTGAATATGGTATGATGCAAGCCATTGCTGAAGGGTTTGAGGTATTTGAAAAATCCAACTATGACCTTGATTTTGAGGCAGTTGCCAAATTATTCAACCATGGTTCGGTTGTGCGAGGGTGGTTAATGGAGCTCACAGAAAATGCTTTCAGAAAAGATGCTAAACTAGATGCTATTAAAGGCATTATGCACTCATCGGGCGAAGGGAAATGGACACTCGAAACTGCACTTGATATGGGCGTGGCCACTCCTGTTATTGCACTTTCATTGATGATGCGTTATCGCTCTCAACAAACTGATACTTTTTCAGGGAAAGTTGTGGCCGCTCTAAGGAATGAATTTGGTGGCCACGCAGTAGAGAAAAATGAGTAATTGAATACTTCTGAATGAAAGCGTACTTACTATGCTTTCATTCTTTTTTTCTTAGTTTCGAAATTTTCTCTCACCTTTTCAATTATTCGAAATTGTATTTCACAGGACTTGACATCGGTACAACTAGTACTAAAGCCGTTGTTTTTGACATTTCGGGCCGAGTTATTGCTCAAAAAAGCATTAATTACCAAATGATTCACTCCCACCCCGATTGGAGTGAGCAAAATCCCGACGAAATTTATAATGCAGTAAAAGAGTGTCTCGATTATTTGGGAAAACGTTCACTCATTCAATACGTAAGCTTTTCATCGGCCATGCACAGCATCATGGCAGTTGATGAAACGGGCACTCCCCTGACCAATCTTATTCTTTGGGCTGACAATAGAGCCATTCAAATAGCCAATGAGTTAAAAACTAGCGAAATTGGTCAAGAAATCTACCACCGAACGGGCACACCCATTCACCCATTTTCTTTTCTCTGTAAAATATTATGGTTAAAAGAGCACGAACCTAGCATTTTTAAGCAAACACATCAATTTATTGGTATTAAAGAATATGTTTGGTTTAAGCTCTTCGGTCATTATGAAATTGACTACTCTTTGGCATCAGCTACGGGTATGATGAATATTTCAAATCTTGAATGGGATACAATGGCTCTTGCATTAGTAGGAATTTCAGCCAACAAATTCCCGACGATTGTCTCTCCTACTTTTAGTCGAACAATGGCCAATAAACGGTTTTTCATGGGTGCGGCAGATGGTCCATTAGCTAACCTTGGAACTGGAGCGATTTCGCCAAATAAAATGGCATTAACCATTGGTACAAGTGGTGCAGTAAGGGTTTGCTCGACAACCCCTTACACTGATTCACAAATGCGAACTTTCAACTACCTATTAACCGATAATCAGCACATCATTGGTGGGGCCACTAATAACGGTGCTGTGATATTACAATGGTTGAAAGAACAATTATTACAAACAGATGAGTCTATTGAAAAATTAATCGAAAACGCAGAAAAAGTACCTATGGGTGCCGATAGACTTTTATTTTTACCCTACCTTTTAGGCGAAAGAGCACCCATTTGGAATGCAGAAGCTAGAGGTATTTTCTTTGGTTTAAGTATCAATCATTCTCAAGCACATCTCACAAGAGCTGTTTTAGAAGGTTTAATTTTAAATATTTATTCCGTTGGTAAAATCTTAATGGAGCAAAACCCTATTACTGAAATATGTGCTAGTGGAGGCTTTGCTAAAAGTAGTTTTTGGCTTCAGCTAGTAGCAGATATTTTTCAAAAAAAGGTAGTGGTAAGCGAGAACGTCGAAAGTTCAGCTTGGGGAGCAGTAATTTTAGCCTTACAAGGTTTAGAATTAGAACCTAAAAATGCTATTCAGAATACAGCAAAAGTTTTCTTACCTGATGAAAGCAAAGCAACTTTTTATACTGAATTACATCAAAAATTTGAAAGAATTTATTTAAAAATGAAAGATGAGTTTTAGGTCAAGCCTTTGGTCAATAGCTAATTAAATAGCCCAAAGTTTTTGCAAGATTAAATTAAAAATTGCAACTTCATACCACAAAAATTTCAACCCAAGCATGAACCGTAAAGAGTTTCTCAAACAAATATCATTCGCAAGCATACTTTTAGCAGATGGCAGCGTTATTCCTGCATTTGCAAGTGATTTTTCTAATAAAAAGACAACACTACGTTTTGTTGTTGCTTCCGATGGGCACTTTGGTCAACCCAAAACCGAATACAAAGATTTTTTCAATACTTTCACCCACAATGTTAATTCTCAGCATCGTCAACATAAATTTGACTTTTGTGTAATCAATGGCGATATCATTCATGATGATGTTAATTTTCTTGCCACAGCCAAAAGTCATTTCGATGACCTTGAAATGCCTTATTTTGTTACTCAAGGAAACCATGACCACGCTACACCCGAGCAGTGGGAAAGAGTTTGGGGTGTTCCTCTAAATTATGACTACGTATTGGGAAATAATGCTTTTCTTTTTGGAACAACCTCTAATTTAGAGGGGAAATACTTATCTCCTGATGTTGAGTGGTTCAGTCAAAAACTTGAGCAATACAAAAAGAAGAAAAATATCTTTATCTTCGTTCATATCACTCCTGTCAAGTGGACAGATAATGGTGTTGATGCGAAAGAATTTCAAGCCTTACTCAGCAAATACAAAAATGTAAAAGCTGTTTTCAACGGACATGACCACGACCAAGAGGGTATTAAAACCCATGAAGGTATTCCATATTTGTTCGATTCTCATTTTGGGGGAAACTGGGGAACTTCTTACAGAGGCTTTAGAATCGTAGAACTTCAAAAAGATAATAGCATACTCACTTACCTAATGAACCCGACAACAAAAATTAACGAAGCAACCTTATAACCTTTTTTCTATTCAACCTTCAAAATAAACATGAAACAGTACCTAACACGACGAAATTTCTTGAAAATTACAGGAGTTTCAACCGCCTTGGCGGCATTCCCAGAAATAAGCTATGGCAAAAATGACGAGATAATTATTGGGCATAATTCGCATAAATACAAAGTAGTTGTTGGATGGGGCGTATTAGATGCTGGGAAAAACCCAGTAAACGATTGTCACGAAATGGTTGAAGATGCCAAAGGTCGTTTAATCATGCTTGGAAATGAAACAAAGAATAATGTATTGATTTATGATAAAGCAGGTAAACTGCTAGAAACTTGGGGTAATTCTTACCCCGGAGGGCACGGACTCACGCTTATTAATGAAGGAGGCGAACAATTCCTATTGATTTGTGATACAGATAGAAATCAAGTAATAAAAACCGATTTAAAAGGTAAAGAAATTTTTAAGATTGAATACCCAAAAGAAACTGGCAAGTATAATTATCCCGGCCAATTTAAACCAACAGAAAGTGCCGTAAATCCAGTGAATGGAGATATTTATGTAACTGATGGTTATGGTTTAAACTACGTAATACAATACGATTCTAAGGGAAGGTATATCAAACACTGGGGTGGAAGTGGTGATGCAAATGATAAATTCAAATGTAATCATGGCGTGGTGGTAGATACACGAAACAAGCAGAATCCTACGCTAATTGTTACTTCAAGAATTGAAAATTGTTGGAAACGTTTCACCCTTGACGGTCAATTTATTTCGAAAATAAGTTTACCGGGTACTTATATTTGTAGACCTGTAATTAAAGGCGAAAACCTATATGGTGCAGCTTTTCGATCAACTTCTGATTCTTACCCTGACTCTGGTTACATTCAGATTTTAGATAAAAATGACCGTGTAGTTTCAACTCCAGGAGGAAGTGAGCCAGTTTATCAAAATAATCAATTACAAGAACAACGCAAACAAGACCCATTTAAGGTTTTCTTGCATCCTCATGATGTATGTATTGATTCAGATGATAATATTTATGTGCCACAATGGGCTTCAAGAAAGACCTATCCGATAAAATTGGAAAGAGTTTAAAAACAAAGGGGCGAACAACTGTTCGCCCTTTTGCTTATTTAATGTTTTTATCTCTTAATTTCACAACATTAATTGATTTTACCACTTCTGATTTTCTTAGAACTATACTCCAAATAGCAAAACCAGTATCATCGCTAAAGCAAAGCTTGCCAACTCCTTTTTCATAAGGGATTTGCGAAGTATATACAAAAAGTGAATCACCAATTTTTTGTATATTATCTCCTACATTTACTTTTTTAGCGGCATTATCGGCATATGCTTCTAAAACTTCTCTTTCTTTCGCATATAATTGATTATTACTCCCAATATCTGGTTGCCCTAAAAGCCTTACTTTCAAATTATATTGT harbors:
- the gnd gene encoding phosphogluconate dehydrogenase (NAD(+)-dependent, decarboxylating) — protein: MQIGLVGLGKMGYNLALNLRNNGYEVVAHDVNDASVDKIGEEGGIIGAYSLESLCSKLKGRKVIWLMVPSGEIVEGVIDELAEYLKPKDIVIDGGNSNFKDSVRRYNALKEKQIEFLDCGTSGGTSGALNGACTMIGGDKSTFDYVEKVFKDISLENGYLYTGEAGSGHFVKMVHNGIEYGMMQAIAEGFEVFEKSNYDLDFEAVAKLFNHGSVVRGWLMELTENAFRKDAKLDAIKGIMHSSGEGKWTLETALDMGVATPVIALSLMMRYRSQQTDTFSGKVVAALRNEFGGHAVEKNE
- a CDS encoding metallophosphoesterase family protein, which produces MNRKEFLKQISFASILLADGSVIPAFASDFSNKKTTLRFVVASDGHFGQPKTEYKDFFNTFTHNVNSQHRQHKFDFCVINGDIIHDDVNFLATAKSHFDDLEMPYFVTQGNHDHATPEQWERVWGVPLNYDYVLGNNAFLFGTTSNLEGKYLSPDVEWFSQKLEQYKKKKNIFIFVHITPVKWTDNGVDAKEFQALLSKYKNVKAVFNGHDHDQEGIKTHEGIPYLFDSHFGGNWGTSYRGFRIVELQKDNSILTYLMNPTTKINEATL
- a CDS encoding gluconokinase, translating into MYFTGLDIGTTSTKAVVFDISGRVIAQKSINYQMIHSHPDWSEQNPDEIYNAVKECLDYLGKRSLIQYVSFSSAMHSIMAVDETGTPLTNLILWADNRAIQIANELKTSEIGQEIYHRTGTPIHPFSFLCKILWLKEHEPSIFKQTHQFIGIKEYVWFKLFGHYEIDYSLASATGMMNISNLEWDTMALALVGISANKFPTIVSPTFSRTMANKRFFMGAADGPLANLGTGAISPNKMALTIGTSGAVRVCSTTPYTDSQMRTFNYLLTDNQHIIGGATNNGAVILQWLKEQLLQTDESIEKLIENAEKVPMGADRLLFLPYLLGERAPIWNAEARGIFFGLSINHSQAHLTRAVLEGLILNIYSVGKILMEQNPITEICASGGFAKSSFWLQLVADIFQKKVVVSENVESSAWGAVILALQGLELEPKNAIQNTAKVFLPDESKATFYTELHQKFERIYLKMKDEF
- a CDS encoding peptidylglycine monooxygenase, producing the protein MKQYLTRRNFLKITGVSTALAAFPEISYGKNDEIIIGHNSHKYKVVVGWGVLDAGKNPVNDCHEMVEDAKGRLIMLGNETKNNVLIYDKAGKLLETWGNSYPGGHGLTLINEGGEQFLLICDTDRNQVIKTDLKGKEIFKIEYPKETGKYNYPGQFKPTESAVNPVNGDIYVTDGYGLNYVIQYDSKGRYIKHWGGSGDANDKFKCNHGVVVDTRNKQNPTLIVTSRIENCWKRFTLDGQFISKISLPGTYICRPVIKGENLYGAAFRSTSDSYPDSGYIQILDKNDRVVSTPGGSEPVYQNNQLQEQRKQDPFKVFLHPHDVCIDSDDNIYVPQWASRKTYPIKLERV
- a CDS encoding serine hydrolase translates to MKKIIFALIIASSSIFSSQAQAITSPEIDALVERTLKTFDVPGIAVAVIKDDKVIHAKGYGVRSLRTGQKVDENTLFGVASNSKAYTAAALGMLVDEKKISWDTKVTDIIPEFKLYNPYVTEEFTVRDLLCHRSGMGLGAGDLMMWPDSSNFTKADIIHNLRFLKPVSSFRTKYDYDNNLYIVAGEVVARVAGISWEEFVEKRIMQPLGMNKSAASLGRVKDKSNVIDPHAPVNGKVQAIGIDWSETANAAGGIYSSVADMSKWVIAQINGGKYGDGTKRLFSQDVHEEMWTPQTIIPVRGQNAYNTHFSAYGLGWFLSDVKGYKQATHTGGLAGIVTQVTILPELKLGIIVFTNQQVGAAFSAITNTIKDSYLGMPKVDRVAEYHARVVAANENAKKITDEIWKTIEAQPKSNAKVDPNLYVGTYRDAWFGDIIISLKNGKMFFDSKRSPRLSGEMLYYKGNTFVVKWNDRSLDADAYVKFSLDTEGKAAGAIMEAISPLTDFSFDFQDLEFKVVK